Proteins encoded in a region of the Anopheles ziemanni chromosome 2, idAnoZiCoDA_A2_x.2, whole genome shotgun sequence genome:
- the LOC131293376 gene encoding protein phosphatase 1 regulatory subunit 7 produces MSSNEEQQRADSPTVEEEERPPGAGVVPENEIVKMEDVITIDPETTEVDLNHGRIAKIENLEPLTRLERLYLRWNLIKKIENLDHLTSLIELELYDNQITELENLDQLVNLEMLDVSFNRLQEIKNLSALTNLRKLFLCANRISLIENLDHFTSLTMLELGDNKIRKIENLDNLTNLTHLYLGKNKITKIQNLDKLVKLECLSLQCNRLTKIENLDQLVNLTELYLSENGIEKIENVDHNTLLETLDLAKNRVQRIENIEHLGALEEFWMNDNSVSDWACVDKLANNKSLATVYLERNPVASDVNYRRKLKLAVPWLQKIDATLCR; encoded by the exons ATGAGTTCGAATGAAG AACAACAGCGTGCCGATTCTCCCACGGTCGAGGAAGAAGAACGTCCTCCGGGTGCCGGAGTGGTGCCCGAGAATGAGATCGtaaagatggaagatgtaatTACAATCGACCCTGAGACGACCGAGGTCGACTTAAACCATGGCCGGATTGCGAAGATTGAAAACCTGGAACCACTAACTAGACTGGAAAG GTTATATTTGCGATGGAATTTGAttaagaaaatcgaaaatctCGATCATCTTACCTCGCTGATCGAACTGGAATTGTACGACAATCAAATAACGGAGCTGGAAAACCTGGATCAACTGGTTAATTTGGA AATGTTGGATGTCAGCTTTAATCGGTTGCAGGAGATTAAAAACCTCTCCGCGTTGACCAACCTGCGAAAGTTGTTTCTTTGCGCCAATCGCATATCACTCATTGAAAATTTGGACCACTTCACAAGCCTTACGATGCTCGAGTTGGGTGATAATAAAATCAGG aaaattgaaaacctcGATAATCTAACCAACTTGACCCATCTCTATTTGGGCAAGAATAAGATAACGAAAATCCAAAACCTCGATAAGCTGGTCAAGCTCGAGTGCCTCAGTCTGCAGTGCAACCGGTTAACGAAGATCGAGAACCTGGACCAGCTGGTGAACCTTACCGAGCTGTACCTTTCGGAGAATGGCATTGAGAAGATTGAAAATGTAGACCATAACACGCTGTTGGAAACGCTCGATCTGGCGAAGAATCGCGTGCAGCGCATCGAAAATATCGAGCATCTGGGTGCGCTGGAAGAGTTCTGG ATGAACGATAACAGCGTGTCGGATTGGGCTTGCGTAGACAAGCTGGCTAACAATAAAAGTCTGGCAACGGTGTACTTGGAGCGCAATCCGGTAGCCAGCGATGTCAACTATCGGAGAAAGCTGAAGCTGGCGGTGCCTTGGCTGCAAAAGATTGATGCCACGCTCTGTCGTTAG
- the LOC131283589 gene encoding general vesicular transport factor p115: MNFLKSGLQTVLGAQQANQAPSGAETVELLVERVTSSTLLDDRRDACRALKALSKKYRIEVGIGMNAMMQVLETDRSDCEIIGYCLDTLCHVTSPEQFEEEEDNPNVTANIGEQFTEIFIKNSDNVCLVLSCLEEYDFRVRWAAIKLLTNLLANRPKEIQEIVLVSPMGVSKMMDLLIDSREVIRNDALLLMIQMTKGNGNIQKIVAFENAFDRLLDVIKEEGCSDGGIVVEDCLILMLNLLKNNPSNQQFFKEGSYIQRLAPMLELAPEQDQTGMSPQKVSNLHCMLQVVRALVCPSNPQQVIGSCQKAIRSSGLLAAICNIIMTSGVPPDLLIETINTIAEVIRGDSQNQDYFNSVIAPCDQPLSAIVLLLMSMVNEKQPLSLRCAVLYCFQSYLYRNEGGQSALVKTLLQSSEQTTTITSGQLLCRSLFSTDPLSNWFAAVSLSHALLENPAQKEQLLRVVLATSHASKPVSLLEQCTQLLQQSTGKFQSKVGLLMLLSVWLSHSQLAVRTFLSIPGTIAYLTGQISANEHGDNEYLMQGLCAFLMGLCIQFNDNSVQEHQREFLCQLLIKRIGLDTYNKKLGEVSKHECYSRSAKQPQIRVTSNASELLLDYEFCRLFKSLEALVTKTVNGFNAGGENITELTLSQEASGLVGQYKDIIREQDARLQALQQQLAGAEARIRELTQALEQSQASNGQLQDQNILLKAQLQAASDLRQQHPTTNATISSASSPLHVLSTRDEHHEDLERRLAMLTVEQQTDRSRLSYYETENSRLLGELEQLRTRVSAAEGRANETGGDLEKVRKDQEDLLELLTDQESKLQRYRMELKRVTGKSFDEDDDEEEEEDERASNGTNGTQGNKTSAFVC; the protein is encoded by the exons ATGAATTTCCTCAAAAGTGGATTACAGACCGTGCTCGGTGCTCAACAGGCCAATCAGGCTCCCAGCGGCGCCGAAACG GTGGAGCTGCTGGTGGAACGGGTAACGTCTTCCACTCTACTGGATGACCGCCGTGATGCCTGTAGGGCGTTGAAAGCCCTTTCGAAAAAGTATCGCATCGAGGTTGGCATTGGCATGAACGCGATGATGCAGGTGCTGGAGACGGACCGATCGGACTGTGAGATTATCGGCTACTGTCTCGATACCCTGTGCCATGTAACTTCGCCGGAGCAGTTCGAAGAGGAAGAAGACAACCCAAACGTAACGGCTAACATTGGCGAGCAGTTCACGGAGATATTCATTAAAAACTCGGATAACGTCTGCCTGGTCCTGAGCTGCCTGGAGGAGTACGATTTCCGGGTCCGTTGGGCTGCCATCAAGCTGCTGACAAACCTGCTCGCAAATCGACCGAAAGAGATACAGGAAATTGTGCTCGTCAGCCCAATGGGTGTGTCGAAGATGATGGACCTTCTTATCGACAGCCGGGAAGTGATTCGAAACGATGCGCTGCTGCTCATGATTCAGATGACGAAAGGCAATGGTAACATTCAGAAAATTGTTGCCTTTGAGAATGCCTTCGATCGCCTGTTAGACGTGATCAAAGAGGAAGGTTGCTCTGACGGTGGAATCGTGGTGGAAGATTGTCTCATACTGATGCTAAACCTGCTGAAAAACAATCCAAGCAACCAGCAGTTTTTCAAAGAAGGCTCCTACATTCAACGGCTAGCTCCAATGCTTGAGCTTGCTCCCGAGCAGGACCAAACGGGCATGAGTCCGCAAAAAGTGTCCAATCTCCACTGCATGTTACAGGTCGTCCGAGCGCTAGTCTGTCCCAGCAATCCGCAACAGGTCATCGGCTCGTGCCAGAAGGCTATCCGCAGTTCCGGGCTGCTTGCAGCAATCTGTAACATCATCATGACCAGCGGTGTTCCGCCGGATTTGCTAATCGAGACCATCAACACCATCGCGGAAGTGATCCGGGGCGACAGCCAAAACCAGGACTACTTTAATTCCGTCATTGCACCGTGCGATCAACCACTTTCGGCCATCGTACTCCTGCTGATGTCTATggtgaacgaaaaacaacccctTTCGCTACGCTGTGCCGTGCTTTACTGCTTCCAGAGCTATCTCTACCGGAACGAAGGTGGACAGAGTGCACTTGTTAAGACACTGCTGCAATCTTCTGAGCAGACGACTACCATCACTAGCGGGCAACTGCTCTGCCGCAGTCTATTCAGCACCGATCCGCTATCGAACTGGTTTGCGGCCGTTTCCTTAAGTCACGCGCTGCTAGAAAATCCGGCCCAAAAGGAGCAACTTCTTCGTGTGGTGCTGGCAACCTCGCACGCTAGCAAACCGGTCTCTTTGCTGGAGCAATGCACGCAGCTCCTGCAGCAGTCAACCGGCAAGTTCCAGAGCAAGGTGGGACTACTGATGCTCTTGTCCGTGTGGCTCAGCCACAGCCAGCTGGCGGTTCGAACATTCCTCTCCATCCCGGGCACGATTGCGTACCTGACGGGACAAATTTCAGCCAACGAACATGGAGACAACGAGTATCTCATGCAGGGTCTCTGCGCCTTCCTGATGGGTTTGTGCATACAGTTTAACGACAACAGCGTGCAGGAACACCAGCGCGAGTTCCTCTGCCAGCTGCTGATCAAACGTATCGGGTTGGACACGTACAACAAGAAGCTGGGCGAAGTGTCTAAGCATGAATGTTACAGCAGGTCGGCGAAGCAGCCCCAAATTCGAGTCACGTCCAACGCCTCCGAGCTGCTGTTGGATTATGAGTTTTGCCGCCTCTTTAAGTCGCTCGAAGCGCTCGTTACCAAAACGGTCAACGGGTTCAACGCCGGTGGAGAGAACATCACCGAGCTGACGCTCAGCCAGGAGGCTTCCGGGTTGGTCGGTCAGTACAAGGACATCATACGCGAACAGGACGCTCGACTGCAGGcactgcagcagcagctagcCGGAGCCGAAGCGAGAATTCGGGAACTGACGCAAGCACTCGAACAATCTCAGGCGAGCAACGGACAACTCCAAGATCAAAACATTTTGCTGAAGGCACAGCTGCAAGCGGCATCTGATTTGCGCCAGCAGCACCCAACAACAAACGCCACGATATCGTCGGCGTCGTCTCCACTGCACGTGTTGAGCACGCGCGATGAACACCATGAAGATCTCGAGAGGCGCCTTGCGATGCTAACGGTTGAGCAGCAAACGGACCGGTCGAGGCTGTCCTACtacgaaacggaaaacagCCGATTGCTCGGTGAACTGGAGCAACTACGAACACGGGTCAGTGCGGCCGAAGGTCGAGCAAACGAAACGGGTGGCGATCTCGAGAAGGTCCGCAAGGATCAAGAAGATCTGTTGGAACTGCTCACCGATCAAGAGAGCAAGCTCCAACGCTATCGGATGGAATTGAAGCGGGTCACCGGCAAGTCTTTCGATGAGGATGAtgacgaggaggaagaggaggatgaAAGGGCAAGTAACGGAACGAACGGAACGCAGGGAAACAAAACGTCAGCTTTCGTTTGTTAA
- the LOC131294878 gene encoding UBX domain-containing protein 1-B, with translation MSDIQTLMDMGFPKEKAERALEVTNHKGVEQAMEWLLAHADEPLPPASGAEGNNPSAGGESAPESSSSTTEDTPVAKSLKCDECGKLFKSQEEVEFHAAKTQHGSFSESTEEKKPLTEEEKKAQLALLEDKMRRKRQEREENEKKEAMERERLRIKSGKDMLEAKRRMEEQEMKKLMDQRRREKLETQQARDRVRAQIESDRAARKAKDGGETTAVSPTSTTAPPPVATPSSTTPPTPKPATETKSYTTAKIALRMMDGSQMVQTFQAGEQLAAVRLFVQLKMESPDTAFGLMTNFPKRVFTDEEYDMPLDKLGLVPNAVLIVTKAP, from the exons ATGTCTGATATTCAAACGCTCATGGACATGGGGTTTCCCAAGGAGAAAGC GGAACGGGCACTGGAAGTGACTAACCATAAAGGTGTCGAGCAGGCCATGGAATGGCTCCTAGCTCACGCCGACGAACCTCTGCCACCGGCATCGGGGGCCGAGGGAAATAACCCATCCGCTGGCGGGGAATCGGCACCCGAATCATCGAGCAGCACAACGGAGGATACGCCCGTGGCAAAGTCGCTCAAATGTGACGAGTGTGGTAAGCTGTTCAAATCTCAGGAAGAGGTAGAATTCCATGCGGCAAAAACACAGCACGGTAGCTTTTCGGAATCTACCGAAGAGAAGAAGCCGCTAACCGAGGAGGAAAAGAAGGCACAGCTGGCCCTGCTGGAGGACAAGATGCGCCGCAAGCGACAGGAGCgagaggaaaacgaaaagaaagaagcGATGGAGCGGGAACGACTGCGCATCAAGTCGGGCAAGGATATGCTCGAAGCCAAGCGCCGGATGGAGGagcaggagatgaagaaactgATGGACCAGCGCAGGAGGGAGAAGCTGGAAACGCAACAGGCCCGTGACCGAGTGCGGGCACAGATTGAATCCGATCGGGCGGCCAGAAAGGCGAAAGATGGAGG AGAGACTACTGCCGTCTCACCAACGTCAACCACTGCCCCACCGCCAGTAGCAACTCCCTCGTCCACGACCCCACCCACTCCCAAACCAGCTACGGAGACAAAAAGTTACACCACCGCAAAGATTGCCCTGCGAATGATGGACGGCAGTCAGATGGTGCAAACGTTCCAAGCCGGCGAGCAGCTTGCAGCCGTGCGACTGTTTGTGCAGCTCAAGATGGAGTCGCCCGACACAGCCTTCGGACTGATGACTAACTTTCCAAAGCGAGTGTTCACTGACGAGGAGTACGATATGCCACTGGACAAGTTGGGTCTGGTACCGAACGCCGTACTGATCGTCACGAAGGCCCCCTAG
- the LOC131293377 gene encoding ribonuclease Oy: protein MPLNLWNVGFLFALFVQLCVGAPNGSPYDSADFSEISNSIRIDEVPEFDLLIYTQRWPITACYEWREHNKDHICGLPDPETSWTIHGIWPTKLNTVGPAFCDKSAVFNVSQLSAIEQQLEQHWINVEKNKPTDSLWEHEWLKHGTCAAQVVEQLNTEAKYFGQGLAWLEQYSVGAAFAASSAIKPGYNYSLTAMNKALYDYYGKDLAIECYHDSKTHLQFLNEVRICFDKLLQLTDCDGIVGLERIALPSSRVATVISNCNVGKPIFYPAMVPEKPQSGDVAPEKLFQMLYEVSNTQNGEGAKESYEFVEVIFA, encoded by the exons ATGCCCCTTAACTTGTGGAACGTGGGTTTTCTCTTTGCTCTTTTCGTTCAACTGTGCGTTGGCGCCCCGAATGG ATCGCCATACGATAGTGCAGATTTTAGTGAAATCTCAAATTCAATTCGTATCGATGAAGTACCCGAGTTCGATCTTCTCATCTACACACAGCGCTGGCCCATAACGGCCTGCTACGAATGGCGTGAGCATAATAAAGACCACATTTGCGGCCTCCCGGATCCCGAAACCAGCTGGACAATACACGGCATCTGGCCGACCAAGCTAAACACTGTTGGGCCAGCCTTCTGCGATAAATCTGCCGTGTTCAATGTGTCGCAGCTGAGCGCGATCGagcagcagctcgagcagcacTGGATCAACGTTGAGAAGAACAAACCAACGGATTCTCTGTGGGAACACGAGTGGCTCAAGCATGGCACTTGTGCCGCACAAGTCGTTGAACAGTTGAACACTGAAGCCAAATACTTTGGCCAGGGTCTCGCCTGGTTGGAGCAGTACTCGGTCGGAGCGGCATTCGCCGCGAGTTCCGCGATCAAGCCGGGCTATAACTACAGTCTCACGGCGATGAACAAAGCCCTGTACGATTACTATGGGAAGGATCTGGCAATCGAGTGCTACCACGATTCGAAGACTCATCTACAGTTCCTGAACGAGGTTCGCATCTGTTTCGACAAGCTCCTGCAGCTGACCGATTGCGATGGAATAGTGGGATTGGAACGGATCGCATTACCGAGCTCGCGTGTCGCTACGGTTATTAGCAACTGCAACGTCGGCAAACCGATTTTCTATCCTGCGATGGTACCCGAGAAGCCGCAGAGTGGGGACGTGGCTCcggaaaagcttttccaaaTGCTTTACGAAGTGTCCAACACACAGAACGGCGAAGGTGCAAAAGAATCTTATGAGTTTGTTGAAGTAATCTTCGCTTGA
- the LOC131292025 gene encoding glycerophosphocholine phosphodiesterase GPCPD1 has translation MQRWWFLEENGEAKDSPSSSSSHAKQQDPTGKKQKQPKQAGDRRHTFRVLVTYDLLKDETVAISGSCETLGSWDPQQCVQLHRENEGDNNIWCLVSELPRDVSVKYRYLICSVDPSSENVHVRRFETHIVPRQVPVCLDEEETLSTQQQQQQPKIDTLGDIDGNIKLDKGWLTSETIFQFKFFDNPFMLKERVKNRLLYVKITPMNLRINAESQNLSTLLEESLSNDTRENGIESSTAYSFIEVASLHNPNSTYEQQSQFGCAYYKDDFLFFNVTVAEPENVAYLVDLYTYSSRSKEDEPPYHLGYHYILPNFLKKSEGILELPVTCASKHRPLGMMRIEYLKVTPLLPTRCTLERSYIRYWNKRWTGLDVGHRGSGTSFKASDGNVIRENTIASLKKAVAHGADMVEFDVQLSKDLVPVIYHDFDIYVSLKRKTTFETNDMLELPMRELTLEQLRTLKVYHVVEGRNREARFFDDDLVEHQPFPQLVEALNQIDPHCGFNIEVKWSQKLKNGRMESELTFDSNLYVDCILRVVLEHAADRRIVFSCFDADICTMLRLKQNLYPVMFLTLGVTSRYPSYHDPRCNSIEMAVRNACATELLGIVAHTEDLLRDQTQVNLATEKGLIIFCWGDDNNCKDTIKHLKSLGIHAIIYDKMDIYSDKAVKESVFLVGARESQAALLQQIDIENRYEQTNQHEFMNEKQTGRSLEDAAAMPAGSSALSTTPSI, from the exons ATGCAACGTTGGTGGTTTTTAGAGGAAAATGGTGAGGCCAAAGATTCAccttcttcgtcgtcgtcccaCGCTAAGCAGCAGGATCCGACGGGAAAGAAGCAGAAGCAACCAAAACAAGCTGGCGATCGCCGGCACACTTTTCGCGTCCTGGTCACGTACGATCTGCTCAAGGATGAAACCGTTGCCATCAGTGGCAGTTGCGAAACACTCGGCAGCTGGGATCCGCAGCAGTGTGTGCAACTTCATCGGGAAAACG AAGGTGACAACAACATATGGTGCTTAGTATCGGAACTTCCTCGTGATGTGTCTGTAAAGTATCGTTACCTGATCTGCTCAGTCGATCCAAGCAGCGAAAATGTGCACGTACGTCGTTTCGAGACGCATATCGTGCCCCGGCAGGTTCCGGTGTGCTTGGACGAAGAGGAAACTCTTAgcacccagcagcagcagcagcagccaaagATCGATACGCTGGGTGACATCGATGGAAATATCAAATTGGACAAGGGTTGGCTGACGAGCGAAACAATCTTCCAGTTTAAGTTCTTCGACAATCCTTTTATGCTGAAAGAGCGCGTCAAGAACCGGCTGTTGTATGTGAAG ATTACACCGATGAACTTACGCATCAATGCGGAATCCCAAAACCTGTCAACGCTGCTTGAAGAGTCGCTCTCGAATGACACGCGCGAGAATGGCATCGAGTCGAGCACGGCCTACTCCTTCATCGAGGTTGCTTCGTTGCACAACCCGAACTCGACGTACGAACAGCAGTCGCAGTTCGGATGCGCTTACTACAAGGATGATTTTCTCTTCTTCAACGTCACTGTTGCCGAACCGGAGAACGTGGCCTACCTGGTCGATCTGTACACCTACAGCTCTCGCTCGAAGGAAGACGAACCACCGTACCATCTCGGCTACCATTACATTCTACCAAACTTTCTGAAAAAGTCCGAGGGCATCCTGGAGCTGCCGGTGACGTGCGCTAGCAAGCACCGACCGCTCGGTATGATGCGCATTGAGTACCTGAAGGTAACGCCGCTCCTGCCCACCCGATGCACTTTGGAGCGGTCCTACATACGCTACTGGAACAAGCGCTGGACGGGGCTGGACGTAGGCCACCGTGGGTCCGGCACGAGCTTCAAGGCGAGCGATGGTAACGTGATCCGCGAGAATACGATCGCGTCGCTGAAGAAAGCGGTCGCACACGGGGCAGACATGGTGGAGTTCGATGTGCAGCTGAGCAAGGATCTGGTTCCGGTGATCTACCATGATTTCGACATCTACGTTTCGCTGAAGCGAAAAACCACGTTCGAGACGAACGACATGCTGGAGCTGCCGATGCGCGAACTAACCCTCGAGCAACTCAGGACCCTAAAG GTTTACCATGTCGTAGAGGGTCGAAACCGGGAGGCTAGATTCTTCGACGATGACCTCGTTGAACACCAACCATTTCCACAGTTGGTGGAGGCACTCAACCAGATCGATCCGCACTGTGGCTTCAACATCGAGGTCAAGTGGTCGCAGAAGCTGAAGAACGGTCGGATGGAATCGGAGCTGACGTTCGATTCGAACCTGTACGTCGACTGCATACTACGCGTTGTGTTGGAGCACGCCGCCGATCGGCGGATCGTGTTCTCGTGCTTCGATGCGGACATCTGTACGATGCTGCGCCTGAAGCAAAACCTCTACCCGGTGATGTTCCTCACGCTCGGCGTTACCAGCCGGTACCCGAGCTACCACGATCCACGCTGCAACTCGATCGAGATGGCGGTCAGGAATGCGTGCGCCACGGAGCTACTCGGAATTGTGGCGCATACGGAGGATTTGTTGCGGGATCAGACTCAA GTAAATCTGGCCACGGAGAAGGGTCTGATCATCTTCTGCTGGGGTGACGACAATAACTGCAAGGACACGATCAAGCATTTAAAAAGCCTGGGCATCCACGCCATCATCTACGATAAAATGGACATTTATTCAGACAAGGCGGTGAAG gaaagtgtatttctggtCGGGGCTCGGGAATCTCAAGCCGCACTGCTGCAACAGATCGACATCGAGAACCGGTACGAGCAAACGAATCAGCACGAGTTCATGAACGAAAAGCAAACGGGGCGCAGTCTAGAGGACGCTGCCGCTATGCCTGCCGGATCTTCAGCCCTTTCCACTACGCCATCGATTTGA
- the LOC131286782 gene encoding ras-related protein Rab-9B translates to MTNMRPPSKNILLKVVILGDGNVGKSCLMNRFVSNYFDANSFHTIGVEFLNKDLQVDQKRYTLQIWDTAGQERFRALRTPFYRGTDICLLTYAVNDRQSFKALASWRDEFLRYYDVNPDRFPFVVVGTKNDLPAAQREVPAEEVAEWCQEHHVAAYIETSAKTSENVATAFALAVQQWQKFERTTERELRAQSQDTIDLMQSVNLNANRNRFCCAGIGGRPAAGLQDDDDYPN, encoded by the exons ATGACGAACATGAGACCGCCGAGTAAAAACATACTGCTAAAAGTGGTCATTCTCG GTGACGGCAATGTCGGGAAAAGCTGCCTCATGAATCGTTTCGTCTCAAACTATTTCGATGCAAACAGCTTTCACACGATCGGAGTCGAGTTTCTCAACAAAGACCTCCAGGTGGACCAGAAACGCTACACGCTGCAG ATCTGGGATACGGCCGGTCAGGAGCGGTTTCGTGCGCTGCGAACACCTTTCTATCGCGGCACCGACATTTGTCTCCTCACGTACGCCGTCAACGATCGGCAAAGCTTCAAAGCGCTTGCTAGCTGGCGCGACGAATTCCTCCGATACTACGACGTCAACCCGGATCGCTTTCCGTTCGTCGTAGTCGGCACCAAGAACGACCTGCCGGCAGCGCAGCGTGAAGTGCCGGCCGAGGAGGTGGCTGAATGGTGCCAGGAGCACCACGTTGCTGCGTACATCGAAACGTCGGCCAAAACTTCCGAGAATGTAGCGACCGCGTTCGCGCTCGCCGTGCAGCAGTGGCAAAAGTTCGAGCGGACCACCGAGCGAGAACTGCGCGCCCAGAGCCAGGACACGATCGATCTGATGCAGAGCGTCAACCTGAACGCAAATAGGAACCGGTTCTGCTGTGCTGGTATCGGTGGCCGTCCCGCAGCTGGTCTGCAGGATGACGACGACTATCCGAACTGA